The proteins below are encoded in one region of Candidatus Moraniibacteriota bacterium:
- a CDS encoding DNA-3-methyladenine glycosylase I: MKTRCQWVPEGDALYEKYHDEEWGVRTYDDRRLFEFLVLESAQAGLSWATILKRRSGYKKAFVNFDPKKVAKFTRRDIERLSKDASIIRHRLKIESAVSNARLFLEVQKEYGSFANYLAQFLNPYQDKKKKRSFADVPLFTEEAEMLAKDLKKRGFKFFGPLIGYAYMQAIGMVNDHTTDCFRYNEIEKEKDLLSGPTAK, encoded by the coding sequence ATGAAAACACGATGTCAGTGGGTGCCGGAGGGAGATGCACTCTATGAAAAATATCACGATGAAGAATGGGGTGTCCGCACGTATGATGATCGGAGACTATTCGAGTTTCTCGTGCTCGAGAGTGCGCAGGCCGGTCTCTCGTGGGCGACGATTCTCAAAAGACGATCAGGATACAAGAAAGCCTTCGTCAATTTTGATCCGAAGAAAGTGGCAAAGTTCACTCGTCGTGATATCGAGAGACTCTCGAAAGATGCTTCTATCATCAGACATCGCCTCAAAATAGAATCAGCGGTGAGCAATGCGAGACTCTTCCTCGAAGTACAGAAGGAATATGGATCGTTCGCCAACTATCTCGCTCAGTTCCTGAACCCTTATCAAGACAAGAAAAAGAAACGCTCTTTCGCAGATGTTCCTCTCTTCACAGAGGAAGCAGAAATGCTTGCCAAAGATTTGAAGAAACGTGGGTTCAAATTCTTTGGTCCGCTCATCGGTTATGCATATATGCAGGCGATCGGTATGGTGAACGATCACACGACTGACTGCTTCCGATACAACGAAATCGAAAAAGAGAAGGATTTACTTAGCGGTCCAACCGCTAAGTAA
- a CDS encoding RNA-binding protein has product MATKLYVGGVSYGSTEDALQAAFAQAGAVVSAKIIIDKMTGRSRGFAFVEMASEEDAQKAIALWNGKELDGRTLTVNEARPMEERAPRTGGNRSYNNSGSNDQGASRW; this is encoded by the coding sequence ATGGCAACCAAATTGTATGTTGGTGGCGTTTCCTACGGTTCTACCGAGGATGCTCTGCAAGCAGCTTTTGCTCAAGCAGGTGCAGTCGTTTCTGCCAAAATCATCATCGACAAAATGACAGGTCGCTCACGCGGTTTCGCATTTGTTGAGATGGCTTCAGAAGAAGATGCTCAAAAAGCTATCGCTCTCTGGAATGGCAAAGAACTCGACGGACGTACACTCACTGTCAACGAAGCTCGTCCTATGGAAGAGCGTGCTCCTCGCACTGGTGGCAACCGCAGTTACAACAACAGCGGAAGCAATGATCAGGGCGCAAGCCGTTGGTAG
- a CDS encoding NADH-quinone oxidoreductase subunit C, translated as MTYSFSKNFKTMTVGTMTVVEVPVVDIVQTAIDLVEKDHLVFKLMTATDERETQNGFNLWYVFGDAKQHSFVVLSTLLRDTTDFPSLAPFIHSAWNYERRVHTFFGLTPVDHPDLRSLILHEHWPEDVFPLRLDFDMQTRPERVSGRYDFQEVSGEGIYEIPVGPIHAGIIEPGHFRFSVAGESIVLLEARLGFTHKGTEKLFEALSMSDQVRLSEKISGDSSFSHSFAFCQAIEQLGAISVPIRGLALRVIYAELERLANHFGDIGAMMMDTGFNFGGAQGARIRETVLRINERLTGSRFLRGVNVVGGVTRDMTPEQQHLLGEEIQSLKRDFTEIIDVAENSTSLLNRMRETGTLVSDVASDMGIIGVAGRASGIVQDTRWDYPYAGYTMVSLGDIPIESEGDAFARFHIRVKEVYTSFHIITSLLETLPLGLIRADVTEPIVLQKNALALSAVEGWRGEIMYFITTDSDGRVSRVFPRDPSFVNWNALRSAGFDNVVPDFPLINKSFNLSYSGNDL; from the coding sequence ATGACCTATTCATTTTCGAAAAATTTCAAAACAATGACTGTTGGTACGATGACTGTTGTAGAAGTACCGGTTGTTGATATCGTACAAACAGCGATTGATCTTGTAGAAAAAGATCATCTCGTATTCAAACTGATGACTGCTACGGACGAACGTGAAACACAAAACGGTTTCAATCTTTGGTATGTCTTTGGTGATGCAAAACAGCATTCCTTTGTTGTTCTTTCGACTCTCCTCCGTGATACCACGGATTTTCCTTCACTCGCACCATTCATTCATTCGGCATGGAATTATGAACGACGTGTACATACTTTTTTTGGACTGACCCCAGTCGATCATCCCGATCTGCGATCACTCATCTTGCATGAGCATTGGCCAGAGGACGTATTCCCGCTCCGCCTGGATTTTGATATGCAGACGAGACCAGAGAGAGTGAGTGGGAGATACGATTTTCAGGAAGTATCCGGAGAGGGTATTTATGAAATTCCCGTTGGTCCGATTCATGCGGGGATTATCGAGCCGGGACATTTCCGTTTTAGTGTAGCAGGGGAGAGTATTGTTCTTCTTGAAGCTCGTCTTGGATTTACTCACAAAGGCACTGAGAAATTGTTCGAAGCGTTGTCAATGAGTGATCAGGTACGTCTTTCTGAAAAAATATCTGGAGACAGTTCTTTTTCTCATTCATTTGCATTCTGTCAGGCAATCGAGCAACTGGGAGCGATATCCGTACCAATACGCGGTCTCGCCCTTCGAGTGATCTATGCAGAGCTCGAACGACTCGCGAATCATTTCGGAGATATCGGAGCGATGATGATGGATACAGGATTTAATTTTGGTGGGGCTCAGGGTGCGAGGATTCGAGAGACAGTGCTTCGTATCAATGAACGATTGACAGGAAGCCGGTTTCTTCGCGGGGTCAATGTCGTCGGTGGTGTGACTCGGGACATGACACCAGAACAACAGCATCTGCTCGGAGAAGAGATACAGTCTCTTAAACGAGATTTTACAGAGATTATTGATGTCGCAGAGAACAGTACATCACTTCTCAATCGTATGAGAGAGACCGGCACACTCGTCAGTGATGTAGCGAGCGATATGGGTATCATCGGTGTTGCAGGACGAGCGAGCGGTATCGTACAAGACACACGATGGGACTATCCGTATGCAGGATACACTATGGTTTCTCTTGGTGATATCCCTATCGAATCAGAGGGTGACGCATTCGCTCGATTCCATATACGCGTGAAAGAAGTATACACATCGTTCCATATTATTACCTCTCTTCTCGAAACTCTTCCTCTCGGACTGATTCGTGCGGATGTCACAGAGCCGATTGTTCTTCAGAAGAACGCTCTTGCACTGAGTGCGGTAGAGGGTTGGCGAGGAGAGATTATGTATTTCATCACCACTGATAGTGACGGACGAGTGAGTCGTGTGTTTCCTCGGGACCCGTCGTTTGTGAACTGGAATGCTCTTCGGAGTGCTGGTTTCGACAATGTTGTTCCAGATTTCCCACTTATCAACAAAAGTTTCAATCTTTCCTATTCGGGAAATGATTTGTAG
- a CDS encoding proton-conducting transporter membrane subunit, which produces MYLILLLSTLFITSLLLVLIKNRRVIELLSIFSSVVVLVYSFLIALSVANEGIYTSSLFFSVDALGAIIILIIGCIGCATSLYSVAYFNQETKKGIVGFTRVKEYFVLLFVFLVAMYLATTATSPIFAWIAIEATTLSTAFLISFYNKPSSIEGAWKYLIINAVGLLLGFFGTMLYFTSVPSTLNGGFIGWSDLLSNTDHLDPLIAKIAFVFVLIGYGTKVGLAPMHTWKPDAYSKAPAPLGALLAGALLPVAFFVILRFQRITDAVVGQSFSHQLFLVFGLLSIVVAALIMFNARNYKRLLAYSSIENAGIIALGFGFGGLGVLGAVLHMIYHSCVKVVMFFSAGNLLLTYGSAKIGNVKNALRVIPVTSVLFILGFLIVTGTPPFGIFLSKIYILSAGIAEHPYVTFSAIFFMTLVFIGFLRHITAMFLSESTEQEGDQEHGEKNIWLVIPQIFFVILIIVLSFTLPTFLQTLIDDVVAHY; this is translated from the coding sequence ATGTACCTCATACTTCTTCTTTCGACACTTTTTATTACTTCTCTTCTTCTTGTCTTGATCAAGAATCGACGTGTCATCGAACTCCTTTCTATTTTTTCGAGCGTCGTTGTATTGGTGTATTCTTTCCTTATTGCTCTCTCGGTTGCGAATGAGGGTATCTATACATCTTCTCTCTTCTTTTCGGTGGACGCCCTTGGAGCGATCATCATCCTTATTATCGGTTGTATTGGATGTGCGACATCTCTCTATTCGGTTGCCTATTTCAATCAAGAAACCAAGAAGGGGATTGTCGGTTTCACACGAGTGAAGGAATATTTTGTACTTCTCTTTGTCTTTCTTGTGGCGATGTATCTAGCAACGACAGCCACGAGTCCTATCTTTGCTTGGATCGCTATCGAAGCGACGACACTCTCGACAGCATTTCTCATCAGTTTTTATAACAAACCATCATCTATCGAAGGTGCTTGGAAATATCTCATTATCAATGCTGTTGGTCTCCTCCTCGGATTTTTTGGGACGATGCTCTATTTCACATCTGTTCCATCGACACTTAATGGCGGTTTTATTGGGTGGAGTGATCTCCTTTCAAATACCGATCATCTCGATCCGCTTATTGCCAAGATCGCTTTTGTTTTTGTGCTCATCGGTTATGGAACCAAAGTAGGACTCGCTCCGATGCACACGTGGAAGCCAGATGCGTATAGTAAAGCTCCTGCACCACTCGGGGCATTGCTTGCTGGAGCGCTCCTCCCAGTCGCATTTTTTGTTATTCTTCGATTTCAGAGAATCACCGATGCTGTTGTCGGACAGTCATTCTCTCATCAACTCTTCCTTGTCTTTGGTCTCCTCTCTATTGTTGTCGCTGCACTTATCATGTTCAACGCGAGAAATTACAAACGTCTTCTCGCCTATTCGAGTATCGAAAACGCTGGTATCATCGCTCTTGGTTTTGGTTTCGGGGGACTCGGAGTGCTCGGTGCAGTGCTTCACATGATCTATCATTCCTGTGTGAAAGTCGTGATGTTTTTCTCTGCAGGCAATCTCCTCCTTACGTATGGATCGGCAAAAATAGGTAATGTAAAGAATGCCTTGCGCGTCATCCCTGTCACGAGTGTGCTTTTCATCCTTGGTTTTCTTATCGTGACAGGGACACCGCCGTTTGGGATATTCTTGAGCAAGATTTATATTCTTTCTGCAGGTATTGCAGAACATCCGTATGTTACTTTTTCTGCTATTTTCTTTATGACACTTGTGTTCATTGGTTTCCTTCGGCACATTACTGCGATGTTTCTTTCCGAGAGTACAGAGCAAGAAGGAGATCAAGAACATGGAGAAAAAAATATCTGGCTTGTTATTCCTCAGATTTTTTTCGTGATTCTCATTATTGTCTTGAGTTTTACGCTTCCGACATTTCTCCAGACACTGATAGATGATGTCGTAGCTCATTACTAA
- a CDS encoding NADH-quinone oxidoreductase subunit H, with product MTFFLFLLQGLFVPVVSPLCVGVIKKIKARLQNRQGASIVQPYRDLWKLFHKDERVSRDASWIFFVAPFIVFTVTIFVGWNIPLFSLVSGLSLTSDALVIVYALALGTFFLALSGMDIGGAFGGFGSSREMTLSALAEGGFIFSLLTLALMAGTTDLFDIASHPLFHNGQYFIPVVLAFSGFFIVLLAETARFPFDNPATHLELTMIHEAMILEYSGKRLALMEWASANKLVVFFALGANIFFPIGLSSSVSMSALLIGIGALLLKLFVFCIVIALIESSMAKFRFFRLPDLLVASFILNAVAIGLVHSL from the coding sequence ATGACATTCTTTCTTTTTCTTCTTCAAGGTTTGTTTGTTCCAGTGGTTTCACCTCTGTGTGTCGGTGTGATCAAAAAAATCAAGGCGAGGTTGCAAAACAGACAGGGCGCCAGTATCGTACAGCCATATCGAGACCTCTGGAAGCTGTTCCACAAAGATGAACGTGTGAGTAGAGATGCTTCATGGATATTTTTTGTTGCACCATTCATCGTCTTTACTGTGACGATCTTTGTCGGTTGGAACATACCTCTCTTCTCTCTTGTGTCAGGACTCTCTCTTACAAGTGATGCACTTGTAATTGTCTACGCACTCGCTCTCGGAACGTTCTTCCTCGCTCTTTCTGGTATGGATATTGGAGGAGCTTTCGGAGGGTTTGGCTCGAGTCGCGAGATGACTCTTTCAGCTCTCGCTGAAGGGGGATTTATTTTCTCACTTTTGACACTCGCACTCATGGCGGGGACGACTGATCTTTTTGATATCGCCTCTCATCCGCTTTTTCATAATGGACAATACTTTATTCCTGTTGTACTTGCATTCTCAGGATTTTTCATTGTTCTCCTTGCAGAGACGGCACGTTTTCCATTCGACAATCCTGCGACGCATCTCGAGCTTACGATGATTCACGAGGCAATGATTCTCGAATATTCAGGTAAACGTCTCGCACTGATGGAATGGGCATCAGCGAACAAGCTTGTCGTGTTCTTTGCCCTTGGGGCGAATATTTTCTTTCCTATCGGTCTCTCTTCGAGCGTGTCGATGAGCGCTCTTCTGATCGGTATTGGAGCGCTCCTTCTGAAATTGTTTGTATTTTGTATTGTCATCGCTCTGATAGAATCAAGTATGGCGAAGTTTCGATTTTTCCGTCTCCCTGATCTCCTCGTAGCATCGTTCATCCTTAACGCTGTGGCTATCGGCCTCGTCCATTCTTTATGA
- a CDS encoding proton-conducting transporter membrane subunit — MIAFISSQAGFLVLLSVFAVGAIGSLVFRNHDTWANVWSSFFALFGSLVGIIFSLLMLIQGREMSFSLFQTSFVFLQFSLRIDMLSAFFIFAISLVGFFCSLYGFGYVKHYYGKYSIGVLGFLYHILLGSLLLVVTTSNALFFLIAWETMSIASYFLVVYDRRDASNVKAGFLYLIMTYVGTAFIIAFFLMAYKYTGSFQFDVIKLHHALIPQMIQNAMFACALIGFGTKAGIIPFHIWLPAAHPAAPSHVSAMMSGVMIKTGIYMMIRLFLDVLAPVPLWWGEVVLVIGMVSSILGVLYALTEHDIKRLLAYHSIENIGIILLGIGSSITFYALDMKSLALLGLIAGLFHTINHALFKSLLFLGAGSVIDQMHTKNMEEYGGLIRYMPQTALFFLIGSMAISALPPFNGFFSEWLTFQSLFQGIATLSFSLQFIFVLAAGSLAFTGGLALTCFVKAFAGIFLARPRSKEVMHVKESVLSMRLAMGGLAFLSILFGLFAGFVTETIAFVGQRLDIFHNVKVFVSVSSMQTLQLTDGFALVSAPAIFSFLAIILFGVFLLVRFGINSTQKISFGDTWDCGTHLDTRMEITTTGFARSIILVFKNVLKPSIQQTVKYHDAKSRYIPKSRTVTMSVGNIYLTHFYQPLQKMIDEASLRSKTIQGGNINMYISYIFLALILSLFVVL, encoded by the coding sequence ATGATTGCCTTCATTTCATCGCAAGCAGGATTCCTCGTATTACTTTCTGTTTTTGCTGTGGGAGCGATCGGATCACTTGTGTTTCGCAATCATGATACATGGGCCAATGTTTGGAGTAGTTTTTTTGCTTTGTTCGGTTCTCTCGTGGGAATTATTTTTTCTCTTCTAATGTTGATACAAGGACGAGAAATGTCGTTTTCACTTTTTCAGACATCATTTGTATTTTTGCAGTTCTCTCTTCGTATTGATATGTTGTCAGCTTTTTTCATATTTGCTATTTCTCTCGTTGGTTTCTTCTGCTCCCTCTATGGATTCGGGTATGTGAAGCATTATTATGGAAAATACAGTATCGGAGTACTTGGATTTCTCTACCATATTCTTCTGGGAAGTTTGCTTCTCGTCGTGACGACCTCCAATGCGCTCTTCTTTCTCATTGCATGGGAGACAATGTCCATCGCATCATATTTTCTCGTGGTGTATGATCGTCGTGATGCGAGCAATGTGAAAGCAGGATTTTTGTATCTCATTATGACGTATGTCGGCACCGCATTCATCATTGCGTTTTTTCTCATGGCGTACAAATATACTGGATCATTTCAGTTTGACGTGATCAAACTGCATCATGCACTCATACCACAGATGATTCAGAATGCGATGTTTGCCTGTGCTCTTATCGGGTTTGGGACCAAGGCGGGTATTATCCCGTTTCACATCTGGCTCCCTGCCGCACACCCAGCCGCTCCCTCTCATGTGTCCGCGATGATGTCGGGCGTGATGATCAAGACAGGTATTTATATGATGATTCGTCTCTTCCTCGATGTGCTCGCACCAGTACCTCTCTGGTGGGGAGAGGTCGTACTCGTGATCGGTATGGTGTCATCGATCCTTGGTGTGCTCTATGCACTAACCGAACATGATATCAAAAGACTTCTCGCATATCATAGTATCGAAAATATTGGAATCATCTTACTCGGTATCGGAAGTTCGATCACGTTCTATGCTCTCGATATGAAATCACTCGCCCTCCTTGGACTGATTGCAGGACTGTTCCATACGATCAATCATGCACTTTTCAAATCCCTCCTTTTCCTCGGTGCTGGTTCGGTCATTGATCAGATGCACACGAAGAATATGGAAGAATATGGAGGGCTCATCCGGTACATGCCACAGACAGCACTCTTCTTTCTTATTGGTTCGATGGCGATATCTGCCCTCCCTCCCTTCAATGGATTTTTCAGTGAATGGTTGACGTTCCAATCATTGTTTCAGGGGATTGCGACACTTTCTTTTTCTCTCCAATTTATTTTCGTGCTGGCAGCGGGATCACTTGCTTTCACAGGAGGTCTCGCACTCACATGTTTTGTGAAAGCATTCGCAGGGATATTTCTCGCCCGACCTCGAAGTAAAGAAGTGATGCACGTAAAAGAGTCAGTACTCTCGATGCGTCTCGCGATGGGAGGACTCGCATTCCTCTCCATACTTTTCGGTCTTTTTGCGGGGTTCGTGACAGAAACGATTGCTTTCGTCGGACAGCGTCTTGATATTTTTCACAATGTGAAAGTGTTTGTCTCTGTATCGTCTATGCAGACACTTCAATTGACTGACGGATTTGCTCTCGTATCAGCACCAGCAATATTTTCTTTTTTGGCGATTATTCTTTTTGGAGTTTTTCTTCTTGTACGATTCGGTATCAATAGCACTCAGAAAATATCATTTGGGGACACATGGGACTGTGGGACACATCTCGATACGCGGATGGAGATTACGACGACTGGTTTTGCTCGCTCGATCATTCTTGTGTTCAAAAATGTTTTGAAGCCAAGTATCCAACAAACAGTCAAATACCATGACGCCAAGAGTCGTTATATACCGAAATCTCGAACAGTGACGATGAGTGTCGGTAATATTTATCTGACGCATTTCTATCAACCGCTTCAGAAAATGATTGACGAAGCATCTCTCCGTTCCAAAACTATTCAGGGAGGCAATATCAATATGTATATTTCATATATTTTTCTTGCGTTGATTCTTTCTTTATTTGTTGTGCTCTAA
- a CDS encoding NADH-quinone oxidoreductase subunit B family protein yields the protein MMNLFLKIFRTKNNIIAIDDRTDLEDADIVVVGEQIQNSVKRLFGGSLAIRQVDGGSDNACEQELVALSNSFYDVERFGIHFVASPRHADMLLVTGPITRNMAEAVKSAYDATPDPKIVVAVGDDALSGGIFRNSYAVVGGVDAVIPVNYHIPGDPPSPKKILCALLNILQTIEHESSK from the coding sequence ATGATGAATCTTTTCTTGAAAATATTTCGTACCAAAAACAATATTATTGCTATCGATGATCGAACAGATCTCGAGGATGCAGATATTGTCGTCGTCGGTGAACAAATACAAAATTCTGTGAAACGACTCTTCGGAGGATCACTCGCTATACGACAGGTGGATGGAGGTTCGGACAATGCGTGTGAACAGGAGCTCGTCGCACTCTCGAATAGTTTCTATGATGTCGAACGATTCGGCATTCATTTTGTCGCGTCTCCACGACATGCTGATATGCTTCTCGTGACTGGTCCGATCACACGCAATATGGCTGAGGCAGTGAAGTCCGCATACGATGCTACTCCAGATCCAAAAATCGTCGTGGCAGTAGGGGACGACGCTCTCTCTGGTGGGATATTCCGCAACTCGTATGCCGTGGTCGGAGGTGTGGATGCTGTAATACCTGTGAACTATCATATTCCTGGGGATCCGCCATCACCCAAGAAAATTTTGTGTGCTCTCCTCAATATTCTACAGACAATAGAGCATGAATCATCGAAATAA
- a CDS encoding aminotransferase class IV encodes MDTVLEKIGYINGVYMPLREIAIPPYDLGFLRGYAVFDVMPVEHGKPFLWEDHYERLCRSAEALHLTLPVDRESYNAILDTLIEKNPSALKQSLRTVLSGGPSQDAFTPEKGRETFLVCIEETHIYLPNIYTDGVKIITLSFERILPQVKLANHVMAIRDLARREKNNAFEELYVTNGFISEATQSNIFMVKGNVLVTTWDNVLRGITQKLTLHIAEQCGIVVEKRNITLQELLSADEVFITSSSKHIVPVVRVDEMTIGDGRPGEMTQRLITAFEEFVERY; translated from the coding sequence ATGGACACAGTATTGGAAAAAATAGGGTATATAAATGGTGTCTATATGCCACTGCGAGAGATAGCGATTCCTCCATATGATCTCGGATTTCTTCGTGGATATGCGGTATTTGATGTGATGCCGGTAGAGCATGGCAAGCCTTTTTTGTGGGAGGATCATTATGAACGGCTCTGTCGTTCAGCTGAAGCTCTCCATCTCACTCTTCCTGTAGATCGAGAATCTTACAATGCAATCCTCGATACACTTATCGAAAAAAATCCGAGCGCTCTGAAACAGTCTCTCCGTACCGTGCTTTCAGGCGGACCGAGTCAGGATGCATTTACCCCTGAGAAGGGTCGAGAAACATTCCTCGTGTGTATTGAAGAAACTCATATCTATTTACCGAACATCTATACCGATGGCGTGAAAATCATCACCCTGTCATTCGAGAGAATATTGCCACAGGTGAAGCTTGCCAATCACGTGATGGCGATACGCGATCTTGCAAGACGAGAAAAGAATAACGCTTTCGAAGAACTCTATGTGACGAACGGTTTCATATCAGAAGCGACACAGAGCAATATTTTTATGGTGAAAGGGAATGTGCTCGTAACAACGTGGGACAATGTCTTGCGGGGAATCACCCAGAAATTGACACTCCATATCGCGGAACAATGTGGTATTGTTGTTGAGAAAAGGAATATTACTCTCCAAGAACTCTTGTCGGCAGATGAAGTGTTTATCACAAGCAGTAGCAAACACATCGTCCCTGTTGTGAGAGTCGATGAAATGACCATCGGTGATGGAAGGCCAGGAGAGATGACACAGAGGCTGATTACCGCTTTTGAGGAGTTTGTAGAGCGTTATTAA
- the recG gene encoding ATP-dependent DNA helicase RecG, with protein MFTFDTPLSHIPTIKEQSLEKLKRLGIFTVSDMLYHFPSRYEDYSHITPIDSLASDAKCTIEGTVLHIEAGQTWKKKMFLTEVTLGDESGQVRLIWFNQRFVAQTLRDGALIRVSGKVSIDSKGLVMTNPAFERASREATHTGRLVPIYPETAGLTSRFFRWQLAGIFQKLALFPDPIPEDILTKLHLPSLKQALFYIHFPKDENQSLIALKRFAFDEMFFIQLKSLELKALFETAKGTPIPYDESSLKQFIASFPFRLTTAQEKASQEILLDLSKTHPMNRLLNGDVGSGKTIVAAIASFVTTEGGYQTAILAPTEILARQHFESLSRIFSHTGHTLALLTGSYHILGRETVKKQTLIQAIHAGIPSLVIGTHAILQQDVVFHNLALIVVDEQHRFGVSQRARLQELSFNSHDGSTEHIPHFLSMTATPIPRTLTLAFFGNLDLSLLDELPKNRKPIITKIARTGSDREKVYTFVQSEVMKGRQVFVIFPLVEESLALKDIKAAVAEHKHLAETVFPHLSIGLIHGKLKAKEKEEIMQDFHEKKYDILVATAVVEVGIDIPNASVIIIEEAERFGLAQLHQFRGRVGRGEHQSYCFLFPHEQASSISEPARNASLNDAGGRLKILEKSTSGFEIAEADLGVRGPGAFFGTRQSGLPDITMESLTNIKLITIARDEAQNILSQDPKLVSHPLLKEALKKFEERIHLE; from the coding sequence ATGTTTACTTTTGATACACCACTCTCACATATTCCTACCATCAAGGAACAGTCACTCGAAAAACTCAAACGTCTCGGGATTTTTACCGTGTCCGATATGCTCTACCATTTCCCAAGTCGCTACGAAGACTATTCGCACATCACGCCAATAGATTCTCTTGCATCCGACGCGAAATGTACCATAGAAGGAACAGTGCTCCATATCGAAGCTGGACAAACCTGGAAGAAGAAAATGTTTCTCACTGAAGTGACACTCGGAGACGAAAGTGGTCAGGTACGGCTCATCTGGTTCAATCAGCGTTTCGTCGCCCAGACACTGAGAGACGGTGCTCTTATCCGTGTTTCAGGAAAAGTCAGTATTGATAGCAAAGGTCTCGTCATGACCAACCCTGCATTCGAACGGGCCTCGCGTGAAGCGACCCATACCGGACGCCTCGTCCCTATTTACCCAGAGACAGCAGGGCTCACTTCTCGATTTTTTCGTTGGCAACTCGCTGGTATTTTTCAGAAGCTAGCTCTCTTTCCAGATCCGATACCAGAAGACATCCTCACAAAACTTCATCTCCCCTCTCTCAAACAGGCTCTTTTCTACATTCATTTTCCAAAAGATGAAAATCAATCCCTCATCGCTTTAAAACGTTTTGCTTTTGATGAAATGTTCTTCATCCAACTCAAATCCCTCGAACTCAAAGCGCTCTTTGAAACGGCAAAAGGAACACCTATTCCTTATGATGAATCCTCTCTCAAACAATTCATCGCATCATTTCCTTTCCGTCTCACGACAGCTCAAGAAAAAGCTTCTCAGGAAATCCTTCTCGATCTCAGTAAAACACACCCAATGAACAGACTCCTCAATGGAGATGTGGGGAGTGGAAAAACAATCGTGGCAGCCATCGCTTCGTTTGTCACAACAGAGGGTGGGTATCAGACTGCCATCCTCGCACCGACTGAGATATTGGCACGTCAGCATTTTGAGAGTCTCTCACGTATTTTCTCACATACTGGTCATACTCTTGCGCTCTTGACGGGGAGCTATCACATACTCGGAAGAGAGACGGTCAAAAAGCAAACACTCATCCAAGCAATCCACGCAGGTATCCCCTCTCTTGTTATTGGGACACACGCTATCCTCCAGCAAGACGTCGTCTTTCACAATCTCGCACTCATCGTCGTGGACGAACAACATCGATTTGGTGTGTCTCAGAGAGCACGTCTCCAGGAACTTTCTTTCAATAGTCATGATGGATCGACAGAACATATTCCGCATTTCCTTAGCATGACAGCTACTCCTATTCCTCGCACACTCACGTTGGCTTTTTTTGGCAATCTCGATCTCTCGCTTCTCGATGAACTTCCGAAAAATCGCAAACCAATTATCACCAAAATTGCTCGCACTGGAAGTGATCGAGAAAAAGTCTACACATTTGTACAGAGTGAAGTCATGAAGGGTCGTCAGGTATTTGTCATCTTTCCGCTTGTCGAAGAATCACTCGCTCTCAAAGATATCAAGGCGGCCGTCGCAGAGCACAAGCATCTTGCAGAAACTGTCTTCCCACATCTCTCTATCGGGCTCATCCATGGAAAACTCAAGGCCAAAGAGAAAGAAGAAATCATGCAAGATTTTCATGAAAAGAAATATGATATATTGGTCGCTACAGCGGTGGTCGAAGTCGGTATCGATATTCCCAATGCGAGTGTTATCATCATTGAAGAAGCTGAACGATTCGGTCTTGCACAACTCCATCAATTCCGTGGACGTGTCGGTCGTGGAGAACATCAGTCTTACTGTTTTCTCTTTCCTCACGAGCAAGCGAGTTCTATCAGTGAACCTGCCCGAAACGCTTCGCTTAACGATGCGGGCGGGCGACTGAAAATACTCGAAAAATCGACGAGTGGATTCGAGATTGCTGAAGCCGATCTCGGTGTGCGCGGTCCTGGAGCTTTCTTTGGTACGCGTCAGTCAGGTCTCCCTGATATCACGATGGAGAGCCTCACGAATATCAAACTTATCACCATCGCCCGTGATGAAGCACAAAATATCCTTTCCCAAGATCCGAAACTTGTTTCACATCCTCTTCTCAAAGAAGCTCTGAAAAAATTCGAAGAAAGAATTCATCTGGAATAA